Genomic segment of Myxococcus stipitatus:
TCTGATTGGCCCTCGCGAGGTGGATGACGCCTTCCTCCAGAGGCTGCCGCAGGACCTCGAGCACGTTGCGGCGGAACTCCGGCAGCTCATCGAGGAACAACACGCCATGGTGCGCCAGGGAAAGCTCCCCAGGGCGCGCCGTGGGACCTCCTCCAACGAGTCCCGCGTCGGAGAGCGTGTGGTGGGGTGCTCGAAAGGGGCGCTCTTGCACCAAGGCATGGCTTTCGTTGAGCAGGCCCAGCACTGAGTAGACCTTCGTCACCTCGAGCGATTCGGAGAAGGTCATCGCCGGGAGGATGCTGGGGAGTCGGCGCGCCAGCATCGTCTTGCCCGAGCCCGGAGGGCCGCACATGAGCAGGTTGTGCCCTCCGGCGGCCGCCAGCTCCAATGCCAGCTTGAGCTCTGGCTGACCTCGGACGTCCGCCATGTCCGCTCCGGCCCCCTGCCCAGACGTCGCCGCAGAGGGGCTGCCGCGCCGGAAAGGGGGAATGAGCCGCTCACCCTTCAGGTGGTCCACCGCGTCGCGCAGGCTCGCGACGGGGAACACCGTCAACCCCTCGACGAGCGCCGCCTCGGCGGCATTGGCCACGGGCACCATGACTCCGTCGAAGCCCTTGTCCCGTGCCGCCACCGCGAGCGGCAGGACCCCCTTGATGGGCTTGAGTGAGCCATCCAAGGACAGCTCCCCTCCGAAGAGATAGCGGCCCATGGCGCTGTCCTCGAGCAGCCTGGCGGCCGCGAGGACACCCAAGGCGATGGGCAGCTCGAAGGCCACACCATCCTTTCGTAGGTCCGCGGGAGCCAGGTTCACGGTGACGCGCTTCTGTGGAAGCTCGAAGCCCGTGTTCTTGAGCGCGGAGACGACCCGCACCTTCGACTCCCGCACCGCGCCTTCCGGCAGCCCCACCACGTTGAAGTAGGGGAGGCCGAGCGCCATGTCGACCTCGCACTCCACCACCACCGCGTCGATTCCCATCAACGCCCCCGACCGCACTCGCGCCAGCATCCCACCCTCCCTCCACCGTCCCGCGCCGCATTCAGCAACTGGCGTACCGCCGCCCTCCACCGCGCGAGCCTGCTTCATCCAATCCCCTGGAGCGGATGCCCATCCAGGGTGGAGTGCTCAGGGGTTTCAGGCCCACTGGATTAGTGAAGGGGCCTCTAGCCAGGGCGGGTGGCTCTTGGGTACCTTGGCGGGTATCTGGGGACGAATCGGGGGAGATGAATCAATGGGGTTGCAGGGGAGCCGTCGACGTCCGGTCCGCATTCGCAGGGCCGACATGAAGCGAAGCCAGCGGATGAAGGTCGCCTTCGGAGTGTTCCGCTTCTGCCTCTACGGCATGGTGGGCATCAGCTCGGAGATCTTCTTCTACAACCTGGTGCGTCTCTCCCGGGACGTGCCTTTCCTGGGAGCGCTGTTCCAGTTCCAATGGCAGGTCGATGACCGGCTGGGGCTCAACGGCATCTGGCATACGCCGGCCGTCACCGCCTACGGACAGTGCTCGCTGTGGATGTTCCTCATCTACGGCGTCGCATGTTTCTTCTTCGTGGAGCCTGTCTTCAGGCGGATGCTCTACCTGCACGCCGGTCTTCGGGCGACTGTGTATGGGATTGGCATCCTGCTCTTCGAGGCCTTCAGCGGCCTCGTGCTCGAGCGGCTGACCGGCTACCGCATCTGGTACTACGCGGACGCGGGCGCCATCTTCGGGCAGATGACGTCGCTCTACATCCTGCCCATCTGGATGCTGACCGGCCTCATCGCCGAGTTCATCTACAGGGAGCTGATGGACCCGGACCTGATGGCGGCCTTGGAGTCTCCGCTCCCCGCCACGCCCGAGGAGACCGAGGCCTCCTTCCAGCTGATGCGGTAGGTGCAGGCGTGGCCGTCGTAGTTGGATGGCTCCACGCGTACTTCCTGGGCTCCGGCGACACGGAGCCCCGCATGGATGATGCCGGCGGTGAAGTCAGGGTAGGCCCCCACTTCGTTCATCCACAGCTCGAACTGGGTGGGGGAGAGCTCCGAGAGCTTCGACTCGGTGTAGTTGTTGCCCGCCCGGAAGTTCTGCGTGGCCCGCATGAGCGTCCTGCGGGGCCCCAGCACGCGCAGCAGCGACAGCACCGCGCGGCCAAGCATCGTCTCCCGGAAGCCCTCGATGTAGGCTTCGCCCAGCTTCCATGTGCCCTGGGCCACGGAGTCCCGAGGGAACAGCTCCTCCGCGGCGATGCGCAGGAAGACCATCCAGGACTCGAAGGAGTAGGCGGGACGGAGTTTCTGGTCCACATCGAGCCCCGCCTGCCTCAGGCGCTCCTTGCAGGCGGGCGTCAGCCGCCCCTGCAGCGCGCGGAGGAAGAGGGCTTCGATGGTCTGCTCAAAGACGAGAAGCTCGTCAGCCATGAGGAGTGAACTCTAGCCGACGAGCTTCTCATTGTGAACCGCGACTCCAACCCGGAGCGTAGGACTCCGGGAGGAGGTACTCAGGGGGCCGGGGTAGGCGCCGGCGTACCGGTGTCGACCTGGGTTCCCTGGATGATGGCGTTCGACGGCAGCTCGGTGGCCATGCCGAGGACCTTGGCACCCGCCGCCTTCGCGCCGTCCAGGGCCGCGATGAGCCGACCGTAGTTGGTCGCGTCGTCCGCCATGAAGAAGACGACCTTCTCGTCCGGCTTCTTCGCCGCCAGCATCCGGGTCAACCGGGTGACGTAGTCGGCCGCGGAGATCTTCTCCGTGTTGATGGAGTAGCCGCCGTCCTTGTCCAGCAGGACCACGAGCTGCTGATCATTCGGATCCGGCGGAGGCTGGTTCTCCTCCACCTCGGTGTCCGGCACGCGCACCAGGATGTCCTTCTCCAGGAGGGGCGTGACGACCATGAAGATGATGAGGAGCACCAGCACCACGTCCACCAGCGGCGTGACGTTGATCTCCGAGTTGGGCGGCGTCTGCGGCTTCACCCACTGTCGCTGCTTGTGGCCGGCCATTACTTCTTCTCCTCGACGCCGAGCGCGATCTGCTTGGCCTTGGCCTTGCGGGCCACGTCCAGCACCTTGCGCACGTCGCCCACGTTCACGGTGTTGTCACCCTTGAGCAGGATCTTCTTGCCCGGATCCTTCACCAGCTCCTGCGCGATGCGGTCCTGCAGGGCCTGCTCGTCCACCTGGTCGTTCTCCACGAACACCTTCTTGTCCGGGGTGATGGAGACGTAGAGAGGATCCGAGTCCTTCCCCTTCTC
This window contains:
- a CDS encoding DUF2378 family protein, which gives rise to MADELLVFEQTIEALFLRALQGRLTPACKERLRQAGLDVDQKLRPAYSFESWMVFLRIAAEELFPRDSVAQGTWKLGEAYIEGFRETMLGRAVLSLLRVLGPRRTLMRATQNFRAGNNYTESKLSELSPTQFELWMNEVGAYPDFTAGIIHAGLRVAGAQEVRVEPSNYDGHACTYRISWKEASVSSGVAGSGDSKAAIRSGSISSL
- a CDS encoding ExbD/TolR family protein; the encoded protein is MAGHKQRQWVKPQTPPNSEINVTPLVDVVLVLLIIFMVVTPLLEKDILVRVPDTEVEENQPPPDPNDQQLVVLLDKDGGYSINTEKISAADYVTRLTRMLAAKKPDEKVVFFMADDATNYGRLIAALDGAKAAGAKVLGMATELPSNAIIQGTQVDTGTPAPTPAP
- a CDS encoding ExbD/TolR family protein, giving the protein MGMSAGPKGGIKSEINVTPLVDVVLVLLIIFMVVTPMLQRGKSVELPKATEIEKEKGKDSDPLYVSITPDKKVFVENDQVDEQALQDRIAQELVKDPGKKILLKGDNTVNVGDVRKVLDVARKAKAKQIALGVEEKK
- a CDS encoding YifB family Mg chelatase-like AAA ATPase, whose translation is MLARVRSGALMGIDAVVVECEVDMALGLPYFNVVGLPEGAVRESKVRVVSALKNTGFELPQKRVTVNLAPADLRKDGVAFELPIALGVLAAARLLEDSAMGRYLFGGELSLDGSLKPIKGVLPLAVAARDKGFDGVMVPVANAAEAALVEGLTVFPVASLRDAVDHLKGERLIPPFRRGSPSAATSGQGAGADMADVRGQPELKLALELAAAGGHNLLMCGPPGSGKTMLARRLPSILPAMTFSESLEVTKVYSVLGLLNESHALVQERPFRAPHHTLSDAGLVGGGPTARPGELSLAHHGVLFLDELPEFRRNVLEVLRQPLEEGVIHLARANQNLSYPCRVMLVAAMNPCPCGYFNVPGHTCTCPEHRVFDYHARVSGPLLDRVDITLQTRPVEYHHLAREQPQESTSRHHRERVEAARQRQRERYAAEAQVHCNAQLPSHLLRRHCVLSPRAERMLELAVRHHGLSARAHDRLLKLALTRADLEGHGRIEETDMQLAIDCRALDRRGWLHSNTHGGAPPSRTGGGSRGVASFPPRQPLRAPAETPQRDEGASSRDDAASCAGGVGVPL